GAAGTGTttcagtgaatgtgtgtgtgtgagggggaaGCCCCCCCATCCCTCATCCTCCCCATCCTCCCCAtcctccccaacccccccaaTCCCCTCATTCCCCCACCAGGCTGTAATGAGATCTTGGCCGCTGGAAtcctgatggtttttttttttttttttttttactccggTGCTGTGCGGATTAGTGCCGCGGCCAATGGGAGCCCCGCAATCTGGCGCCGCTAAATCACCCCGGTGATGGCCCAGCATTCACacactccccctccccccaccccacctcgtGCCCCCTGCCTCCAGCCGCTCTTCTTTTCATATATCTCTGTGACTCATTCCAGCAAGCGGATGCCTGTGGCCATCGCAGCGCTCTTACCTTATCTCTTCACGTCACGTTTAAAGTGAACTCAAAACTTCTGACACgagtgtcgtgtgtgtgtgtgtgtgtgcgtgtgtgtgtgtgcgcgcgcgttagagagcgagagagacacgAACGTTCCGCCCAGAGAAAAACGACATCAAGGATGTTTAATCATCTCCCACGTAAGCAGCACACAGCCACACTGAACTTCTTCCATAGCTCTTAAAAAACGTtgggtgtttaaaaaaatgcctaAAATGTCGAGACTGTGAATGAAACAGTGAAACTTTTCTAGAACAGTCCATACAGTTCAATATGTTTCACTTGTTCATCTAACTCTTTTCTACAAGGTGACTTTCAGTGACAATTTTCtacactaagttacttacactgatttacctgtttatattttagtaatattttgGCATCCCATCCCTCAGTGTGTgtactctccccccccccccccccccccagccttgtgcccagtgcttccagcataggctctgtttcaccacaaccctgctcaggacacgTGGTTCCTAAAATTGGACAGACAGACTTTGCAGTCAGTATCTTGGTTCAGGGTACTACGGTAGAAGCAGGAACTGGACCCTGGGACTGGACCCTGGGACTGGAAGCTGGGACTGCAACCAAGGATTGGAAATTGGGACTGGAAGCTGGGACTAGAACCCAGGACCGCAACCTGGGACCGCAACCCGGGACCGGACCCTGGGACCTTGGCACGCGAGTCAGCAGCTCTGCTCAACACACCGCCTgcagcatccccccccccccccccccccccccggttctTCCTCCGCCAAACGTGTGGATTCACCGTTTGCTCCGGACATGCTCTCGTTCCCGCTTAGTGAGTAGCGCACATCACACGAATGAGACGCCACATCGTCCCCCAGAGACACATCCCTGCGAGCAGAGAAAGCAGCGGGTAGCGAACCAACGCCTGTAAATGTCCGGCGATGGCTGGATCGCGTAAGCAGGCAAAAAGAGCACGTTTATGTTTACCGGCTCCAGTCGATTTCTGTCTCCATGAGTAAAGTGATGATGAGACCCGGTTACCGGTTCTCCTGCCATGTGGAGAAGCAGCAGCGATTGCTGTCAATCATGTTGCAGAGGGAGGGCTTTTCTCCGCGCTGTGCTCGCCGTGTTCGCACGGGCCTCCTTCCGAGCTCTGCTGCACCGCAACTTTCTCCAAGGTATTCACTTCTCGAGAGAGAAATTCAAGCAAACGTGTTGGTGcccttgatgtgtgtgtgtgtgtgtgtgtgtgtgtgtgtgtgtgtgtgtgtgtgatgaggtGCCGTCATCACCGGCAGAATGTGTCCGTTGTTCTTCGTGGACGGATCAGATTCTTGTGTAATTACTGTCAGCGCCGacagcatgtctgtgtgggtgtgggggggtgtgtcCGTGTGTCTGTTTACGCAGCATGTGCACGTCTGCGTGAGTGCGTGCGCGCAAGGAGAGAGGTGTCCGCTGTGTCATGTACGATCCTGCAACGACGGTCCAAGCAGTTAACTCTCATTTTGCAGCAGCCTACATTTGCGGGTCACGTCGAGGGGCAGCCGGttgtgtagcggttagagctgctgcctttgcacctggaggtcgcaggtttgaatcccaccgccAGCTGTAGCAGCTATgaacaaggaacttaccctggaCCGCTCCAGTGATAGcgtccagctgcataaaggggcaaatcattgtaaagtagCCGAAcggtgtaagtcactttggagaaaagtgtcagattactgaattaatgtaactgttaaactgttaaatgtcatctgtgtgctttgcacATGGGGATATTTTggggtcgtgtgtgtgtgtgtgtgtgtgtgtgtgtgtgtgtgtgtgtgtgtgttgtcaccaTAGGGATTTCGTCCTGCTTTCAGTCAACGTTGCCCTACAGAATAAGACCTTGCGTGTACCTTCTGGCCCGGGTCACGCTGCATTATGGGTAACCTGTACCGCGCACAATGCGTCAAGGTTCGGCTCCCTTTGCTCCTCCGCTGCGCTGGAAGTGCTGGATTTTCCCTTTTTGTCTGCTGGCTTTAAGAACGCAGCGGCGAGAGGCCTCCCTCTCCACGTGACGTCCCCGTGCTTTCCTTAAACGCCCAACTGCGCACCGTGCTTTACCGCGTTCTCATCCACCTTGTACCGCTCCACTTATTACCATGCGTGCTGCTGTTCTCCTTTTGTACGAACTCGCATTATAATGCCATTTCACTGCTCTGTTCCACCCTGTGAACGAACACGGGACACGCCTGCATTCGTACCGAAAGACCCTTGTGCCTCGTGTCCTGCCTTCTTTCTTCCCTCTTCAAGTCTCTCCATGCTTCCTTAAACCGTAATCTTTTCATCTGAGggatggcggcggcggcggcggcgagggACCTGCGGGCCTGAGCACCAGCGTTACACGGTTATTATCGAGAGCAGagataatatttcatttaaaatccgCTGCTAAAGGACGGGCTGTTTGGCCGAGCAGCGGCCGCCGAGTTCAACTTTCAGCTCCCGCCTGAGTTCGGCGCACCATCCAGCCGAGCGGCAATGTGACTTTGGGAAAAAACTGAACCGACCTGCAGTCTAGAGCTCGTCCAGAGCGTGGCTTCGATCGGGACCGGGCGGCGAACGCGTGCGAGGCGGAGGACCCTTCGGCGAGGAGCGGTCGGCATCACGGGTGTTTAAGGAGCGCTCTTCCTCCGTCCGTAAACTGGACGCGGCGCGACGGCGCTTTTTCCGCACTCGGAGCCTGAAGGTCTCCGGTGCTCAGATCTCGGGGAAATGAGCGGGtgtgaggaaaataaaaatgaaaacgagAACATGCTCAGCACACGCAATTTTTATTCCGCCGGACTTCACATGCTTCTCACTTTGTACTTTGACAAAGTCATCAAGTGAAACACGGTGAGGATAACCTcaggggtgggggcgggggctcTGCCACTTTATATTTACAGTCTTGCCGCAGGCCTCGGGAGCCTCTCAGCCAGGTGGCCTGGACGGAAAGTGCCGGAAAACGTTCACGTTTTCGCCACGGTTGGACTTTGAGGCCCCGAGCGTCGACGGGTCCCGCTCGCCAAACTGTACAGAGCAGGTCGAGCCGACGCCGGGACTTGAACGCCCCGTGGGAAGAGCGCAGCGCTGTCAGCCCtccacacgcacacgcacacgcacgcacacgcacgcacacgcacacctgGGCGTCCGCCTGGTTGAGTctgaaaggaaggaagaaggtGAACTCCAGGTACTCTTCACTGGGGGGCGTACAgcttggggggggtgggatACTGTCCTGTGCTTCGTGGCGAATAAGTGTGTGCTGCTATATTTCATACAGCAATAATGCCGCTTATGAAACAGCACTTGAGTGGAATGCTGCAGGTTTGAAGGTGTCCAGCACTGAGGGACCTTCACAGGGACACTTACCCACACGCTGTGTGTCACGTGACTGGATGCAGGGACCGCAGGTGTGTTTGCACTGAGCCTTTAATGCATCCTAACTTATTATGTCATTTGTGTCCTCTTCATTCGTTTATCCAGATTATTTCTCCAGAACACTTTGCAAcctttgcacactaagctactgGCAATTATTTTTACCACATTTCCACAGCTGTGCAATTTTTGTTGCGTCACTTCAGTATCAGTTTAGCAGGGAAACGCAGCGGCAGGCGGGGGTCGAACCCCAGGCCGTCCGCGGCGAGGCGACGGCTCCGGTCCGCCGCGAACCTCAACGTCCGCCGTGAGCCCCGAACGGAAGAGGAAAGACGATCGATCGCATGTTCGGCGATCAACGCTGCGTTGCGTGGAGGGACACTGATGAACATACTTTGCTCGGGAAACGGATGACGATCTTTTCAGTCGGCACATTCGTTCTGCTTTGAGATTGCGGTTCTTAACCAGTAATTGAAGTGCTGCGTCGGGCCCTTCTGCGGTCCTCCGAGGGTGCCGTAACGGGGTACAAGTGGTAAGCGATGTCGCCCTCTCTCCGGGGAACGAGCCGAAGGCTCGGCGAGTCGAGGCGCCGCTATCGTCGCCGCTGCGGAGAAACGGAGGATTAGTCTGATGTTTCCGCGCCGCTTTGAAGAGCCGTCAACTTCGCTGCGTGTTTTCGGCATCTTTAGCGTAATGCCGAGATGTTTACCGTGTCTGAAAGGCGTTTAGTTGGCAACAAAGGCGTCGCTCGGAGCGAAACGGTGGCCGGAGGCGGCATCTCGCAAAGGGATGAAAGCAAAGCGACGAACAAACGGCACAGGTGCTGCGGGTCCGAGAGCCGCGGGAGGCCGGCCCCCGAGGACATTCCCGCAAGCCGGGGCGTGCGCCGTCGGGCAGCCGCTCTCCGGAGCGCCGCGCTCTCTACGTTCGCAAACTTTCCGCGGGATTAATCCGCTATAGAAAATGCGGTTTGGTCACATTTCAAAGGGCGCTTCATAAAGACACTCCAGATGTACCTTCAGAAACGGCCGCCGCTGCGAAAGGAGCAAAGGCgggaaaaataatacatttctctTTGTAATTGTCTCCACGTGAAAGACAGACCCCCCCCGGGAAGCGGTGTAATCCCGTCCTGAATGGCCGTAGGGTGGCtgtgtgagtgggggggggggccacaGATACGCCCACACACATGTGCGTTGGCTCACAGCCCTGTTCGGTGTGTTTGTCTGCGCTTCTCCATAGAGCGGCCAACACCCCGGACATCctgtcctctcccctcccctccgcgCTGCTCTCATGATGCAAGACGCGTGAAGGGTGACAAAGCCGCCCGTGTTTCACGTAAACGTGCCTGAAAATATGAGCGTCCGAAAACTCTGAAAATGatcgtccgtccgtccgtccgcccTGCTTCAATAAGCCCgcgtcctgagcagggtcccgGTGGACCGGAGCCCATCTCGGAGGCATTGGGCACATGggaaaatgacaattttttttttttttaaaaaaaagggtttcTTCATCTCACAGTGCGTTTTTGTCCCTGAGTGTTAGTAATTGTACTTGAGTAAAGTGCCGTTAATTACTAGAGCTAAATTACTAAGGCAATTGGTGAAGTCTTCTGTGATTTGAAATATTAacaggcagggaaaaaaaaaaaccaaagggTTTTAcaagttacacattttctaaggtgtaatttttttacatttttattgcttgCTTTTTAGCGTTTTTATTTCTCGACTCATTCCCGAAAATGTCTGCCTCGAGTGAACAATGACCTGCGTTTACGCTCCGATCTGGAACAGGCCAGTACAAGGCAGCCCCCAAACCGAATAAAAGCGTGCGACCGTCACCTCCGCTCGCtggcacagtgtttacagctcgtgtctggtgttgCTGCGCGCCGGCGATCAATAACGGCGATCAACTCCCAAGCGGTCAACGGGGAGCATCGAGCGGCAGTTCGTGAAGATGatgaattttgattttcatacatttcacaaTGGCTTTAAGCTTCTTAATGTAGcaggaaaagtgaaaaattcCGGTGAAAATGTTCCAaagttttctgtgtgttttacatgaaTGAGAAGTTGATGGAACCCAACCTGCAAATAAATGAGGGCACATGGATGCGTTGAGCTTTTACCGACTGTCACTTAGCGGCGAAAGCGAGCGTGGAGTCGCAGAGAAAACGAGCTGCGGACGCTTGCGGCCCCGGTGCCGATTGCGGGCCGGGAGCCGATACGTGAGGCTAAAACAAGGTAAATGCGAGGTAAGACGACGCCGTTCCCGTGCCGCCAAAGAGGTTTTGGCCGAGTTTGCCTGCATTCCGAGAGGGCCGAACAGAAGCCGTAATGTTGTTCTTCGCCTCGTCGGAAACACTTTGCTGCGTGATCAAGGTCAGGCTTGCTGGAGCCCACGAATGAAGCGGCAATAAGCTCGGGGACGAGAGGCGACGCGGCGCGTGCGCGTGACGGCGGCTCCGAGCGCCTTTCGCCCGACACTCAACTCAAAGAGTTCACATGAAAAGTGGCCCGACTGCAGACCTCAAACAAACAGGGTGAAAAAACGGGAAGCGAAATGAAACAAACTCTAAAGGCTCCGTTTCCGTATTGCTTATATATGGAACATGGAAGTGAATAGATTAATTTTAATAGGAGTGAAATATGAAAGAGCAGCCCTTAAAAGTGCCTTttctaaaataacaataaaaaacgCCTTTGTTCACGGGCTCTTTGATGCCATCAAACTTTTTTATTAGTCATCTCCCCTCTCGCTAATAAACAAGCTCTATGAGAGGCAGATGCGGCCCCCCTGGGGCTacctcccccgccccccacaaTCGCACACAGCAAATCCCCTGCtggacgctgtgtgtgtgtgtgtgtgtgtgtgtgtgtgtgtgtgtgtgtgtagagtcAGTGCACTTTAGTGCAACACACCAGTGTCCTTTCCTGAGGACAAACCGGACCACGTCCAGGCCTCGGTGGATTTGGGAATaccaacacacacccacacacgtgTGGTAGGAAGAAAGAGACTCGGCACAACCAGGCGCTCAGATTGCCTGTGTATCCActtgaatgcacacacacacgcacgcacacacacacagcgaaaCAGGACATCTGCGTCACCTGCAGCTGCATTTAAAATCGCGACTGACatttctttgtgtcactgtcccTCCTGAGTGCCACACCTCTGTGTCCCAGAGCACCGGAAACACACTCCGGGACGGCGGGCGATGGAAATTGCGgagcgaaaaaaaaaataacgtaAAGTAATTATTGCATATTTACTCCCAAATATCACACTGTTGTCCAGAAGGCGTTTCCATCATTTGTGAAAGTGTAATAAGACattataaaatagaaaaaaaaagtgccccGGAACACAGAGCTGCATTGATTAACATTGATATATAAATGACTAAAGCTATTTTACACACTTTACTatttgaaacaataaaaagtgctgtgtgctaaattaaaaaaaaaaaaaaaaaaaacactttaagaTTTAAAACCAGGAGAAATATTAAAGACCAAACCCTCAGACGCTCCGTTTAAAACtagaatgttttatttcctttctttataaaataatgaactttagttaaaaatatatacaaatgtttCGATGTGCTGCGAAAGGCACAGAGAGGAAGGGAAAGAGGAAACGTGGCTGTAGAAAAGTTTGTCCGTGTCCAGTGCTCATCGTGGTGACGGCGAGAGCCTTTCCTGAGCGTCGCCCCCTCCGCGGGTGACACCACCCTTATTAGCATGAGAAAGGCCAGAAAGGCTTGCGCGAAAAGGCCCGGCGCTCCGCGCCGATGTGCCGATGTGCCGCTCTGTCCTTTGTCTTTAGTGTGCCACTACGGTATTTTGTGTCTCTCCCTGTAACTAAGGACAACATCTATTGCACTTCGTCCGAGCAACCCGACGGCACGCCGAAGCTGTTTGCGAACACGGTAAAGTTTAAGGATCAAGCGGTATCGCTCGGAAGGGTGCTCGACACAAGCTGGGACACAAAGAGACGCGAATCTTGCTGTGTGAATACATCGCGTTTTTTTCACTTAGgatttgcataaaaaaataaatatgaacctTTAAGGCGTCCGCGTCGTTGGCGCCGCGCTTCCGAaggctcgctcgctcgctcgctcgctcgctcgcccccCTTCTGAGTAAAACTCGACGGAGAGTTTTCGGGCCGGCGGGTCACACGCATGTGGGCGGGGCCCCCGCCGGCTCGTACTTGCTGTTGCGCCCCTTGAGGGGGGCGTGAGGCTTGATGTAGGGGCCGCCGTTGGCAAACACGCTGGCGGGCTTCCTCCGCACCCGCTTCTTGAGCTTCCGGCTGAAAACGTTCTGCCACGACTGGAGCGTCTTTGAGGTCCAGATCCACATGCCGCCGGTAATGCCCACCACGAGCAGCATGAAGATCTTGACCATGAAGATCTCCACGGCCGGGATGGAGCTTTTCATCACGCAGGCCTCGGGCTCCTGCCCGCCCCCCTCCACGCACGTCTGCTCCCGGGCCTTGATCTGCCAGTAGTCCATGTTGAGCCTCTCGTAGAAGTAGCAGGCGATGACGCAGGTGGCGGGAACGGTGTAGAGCACGGAGAACACGCCGATGCGCACCATGAGCTTCTCGAGCTTATCCGTGTTCTCCCCCTCCGTCTTCATGACCCGGCGGATGTGGAAGAGGGCCACGAAGCCCGAGAGCAGGAAGGACGTGCCGACGACCAGGTAGCAGGAGAGCGGGATGAGGACGAAGCCGGTCAGGGCCTTCACGTCCATGCTGCCCACATAGCAGACCCCCGTGAGCTCGTCGCCCGCCACCTTCCTCATCACCAGGATCATGATGGTCTTCACGGCGGGGATGGCCCAGGCGGCCAGGTGGAAGTAGCTGCTGTTGGCCTCGATGGCCTCGTGGCCCCACTTCTTACCTGCCGCCAGGAACCAGGTGAGCGTGAGCACCACCCACCACAGGGAACTGGCCATGCCAAAGTAGTAGAGGATGAGGAAGACAATGGTGCAGCCCGTGCTCTCCAGGCCCTCCTGGATGATGTACTGGACTCCGTTGTCCTGGTCGCAGGCGATGTTGTGCGCCCCCGCGAAAAGTCGCACCAGGTAGCCCACCGAGTACACGCAGTAGGACATGGACAGGAAGATGATGGGCCTTTCCGGGTACTTGAAGCGTTGCGGGTCCACCAGGAAGGTGAGCACCGTGAAGGAGCTGGAGACGAAGCAGAGGATGGACCAGACGGACATCCAGAACAGGGAGAACTGCTTGTCGCCCTGGCTCCAGTAGACGTCCACGCGCGGGTAGCAGCGCGGGGCACACGACTCGCTCTTCTGCACGTAGTGGAACTTGTCGGGGTTGGCGCACGTCTTGCGGCCACCGCTGTCCTTCATCTGGAGTTCTTGGCCGCCGCTGGAGCGGTGGAGGCGGAAGTCCGGGGGCTGCGTATGGGGACCTTTGGCGGGCTCCTCGGAGCTGTTGCTGGGGGCCTCCATGCACAGGTTGTTGGGGTCGTTCTTACTGGGCAGCCGCGAGCAGTCCAGGGAGTCGGGCCAGCGGAAGCTGAACTGCTCCATGACGGGGGAGCACTTGAGGCGGACCTGCTCGCACATCACCTTGCAGGCGGGGATGGGCGTGGACACCTGCTCCGTGCACATGGGCGCGTACAGCGAGCACAGGAAGAACTTGAGGTGGCTGTGGCAGCCGTACTCGATGAGCGGCGCAAACTCGTGCAGCTTGATGGCGGCCTCGCCCTGGTCCGCGTGGCCCATCAGGTTGGGCATCTTGGTCATGTTGTAGCCGATGTCCCTGCACAGGGGGATCTCGATGTGCTGGCACCGGCCGTCCCCCGGCTGCTCGGGGTCCATCGAACCGATGGCCGCGCAGCCCCCGGCCGCCGACGCCAGCACGAGGCAGAGCAGCTCGAGCCCCGCGGGACGACGCATCCTCTCGGACCGCCGGCCGGGACCTCCGAGGCGCCTTTCAAGGGAGCCGCTCGCCGCGGGAGCTGCGCCTCCAGGTGCAACGAGGAGCAGGGCGGCGCTCGCAGTCACGCATAAGTCCCGTGGGGGGAACAAGGGAGAGAATGAACGAAGCTCCCGGGCAGGACAGCCGCCTCGCGACCCCCCAGCCTGTTAATAATCCCGCGTCGTTTCTTCGCAGGAGTCCGTCTCACCGCTCGGGCTCGGACCGGGCGCCGCGGACATGAGAGCCGGAGCGCGGAGAGCAGAGAAGGAGTCCGGATCCCGCACCCGTCCGTCCCGGTCCTCCTCTGCCGCCGGATCCGCGTGTCCGGCGTCTG
Above is a genomic segment from Scleropages formosus chromosome 17, fSclFor1.1, whole genome shotgun sequence containing:
- the fzd10 gene encoding frizzled-10 — encoded protein: MRRPAGLELLCLVLASAAGGCAAIGSMDPEQPGDGRCQHIEIPLCRDIGYNMTKMPNLMGHADQGEAAIKLHEFAPLIEYGCHSHLKFFLCSLYAPMCTEQVSTPIPACKVMCEQVRLKCSPVMEQFSFRWPDSLDCSRLPSKNDPNNLCMEAPSNSSEEPAKGPHTQPPDFRLHRSSGGQELQMKDSGGRKTCANPDKFHYVQKSESCAPRCYPRVDVYWSQGDKQFSLFWMSVWSILCFVSSSFTVLTFLVDPQRFKYPERPIIFLSMSYCVYSVGYLVRLFAGAHNIACDQDNGVQYIIQEGLESTGCTIVFLILYYFGMASSLWWVVLTLTWFLAAGKKWGHEAIEANSSYFHLAAWAIPAVKTIMILVMRKVAGDELTGVCYVGSMDVKALTGFVLIPLSCYLVVGTSFLLSGFVALFHIRRVMKTEGENTDKLEKLMVRIGVFSVLYTVPATCVIACYFYERLNMDYWQIKAREQTCVEGGGQEPEACVMKSSIPAVEIFMVKIFMLLVVGITGGMWIWTSKTLQSWQNVFSRKLKKRVRRKPASVFANGGPYIKPHAPLKGRNSKYEPAGAPPTCV